A window of Garra rufa chromosome 16, GarRuf1.0, whole genome shotgun sequence contains these coding sequences:
- the selenoh gene encoding selenoprotein H: MATRAKSGRGRKRKTDSDAETVAVEEKKEKLDGVEKNDEETGQRVVIEHCKSURVYGRNAEGVREALAASHPELSVVLNPQKPRRNSFEVTLMEGDKEVVLWSGIKKGPPRKLKFPDPAEVISALKEALKS; this comes from the exons ATGGCGACTCGAGCCAAATCAG GTCGTGGGCGGAAGCGTAAGACTGACTCTGatgcagaaacggttgcagtggagGAGAAGAAAGAAAAGCTTGATGGAGTTGAGAAGAACGATGAAGAAACAGGACAAAGGGTCGTCATTGAGCATTG CAAAAGCTGACGGGTCTATGGGCGGAATGCTGAAGGTGTGCGTGAGGCACTTGCGGCTTCGCACCCTGAGCTTAGCGTGGTGCTCAATCCTCAGAAACCTCGGCGGAACAGCTTTGAGGTCACACTGATGGAGGGAGACAAAG AGGTTGTTTTGTGGTCTGGCATCAAGAAGGGTCCTCCACGCAAACTAAAGTTTCCTGATCCTGCTGAAGTGATTTCTGCCCTCAAGGAAGCGTTGAAGAGCTAG
- the mif gene encoding macrophage migration inhibitory factor: MPMFVVNTNVAKDAIPAELLSEATQELAKAMGKPAQYIVIHIMPDQMMMFGGKGDPCALCSLTSIGKIGGAQNKQYSKLLMGLLNKHLGISPDRIYITFVDADAANVAWNSTTFG, translated from the exons ATGCCGATGTTCGTGGTGAACACAAATGTTGCAAAAGACGCAATTCCTGCGGAGTTGCTGTCGGAGGCCACGCAGGAGCTCGCCAAAGCGATGGGCAAACCCGCGCAG TACATTGTCATACACATCATGCCGGATCAGATGATGATGTTCGGGGGCAAAGGAGACCCGTGCGCGCTCTGCTCTCTCACCAGCATCGGAAAGATCGGGGGCGCGCAAAATAAGCAATACTCCAAACTTCTTATGGGCTTGCTCAACAAACACCTTGGCATTTCACCTGACAG GATCTACATAACCTTCGTTGATGCAGATGCAGCCAATGTGGCTTGGAACAGCACCACCTTCGGATAA
- the LOC141288461 gene encoding uncharacterized protein, producing MQLTLLFVRLKNSQTMAESVKTFQAHLTAVMDSLVRASVCEITKLFQDTVNDYLVEISLNRKENEALKLRLRLTENKLRNERKYGMGWAASRRAAGLLGADDTVRKARRTDLQRGKQGKEWSADAWEEGTGGVRDERRDVFRVHLPTGGGGGGEEEEERICVSGERKEVASIKEEVEGYRSDSLRLLQEALQMNQTETSPPSPSPTHGEIGPVSAGPEPAAAEVWEEQPALSEEPMTGGDELSGLETALKAEREREEAESGLGSPSQETCGSEGVAFIGLDGLCSSQQGMSSSSHRADPAELQLPSAPINKEEEEESGGESGDMLHFCARCGSGFSSTSDLMKHSCPAAEERPYQCSVCGRAFGHAWSLKSHECVQAGEQPHHCELCGKRFTHSRSLERHQLVHTGERPHRCPQCGRSFSRLGNLERHQRIHTGERPYECGTCGKRFSRVEYLKRHQHTHISDAMVKLPSLRNSHYCSQCNQTFSDTEQFKQHQCSYNT from the exons ATGCAACTTACTTTATTATTTGTGCGACTGAAAAATAGTCAAACCATGGCGGAATCGGTCAAGACCTTTCAAGCGCACCTGACTGCTGTCATGGACAGTTTGGTCCGCGCATCAGTGTGCGAGATCACCAAACTCTTCCAGGATACAGTGAACGACTACCTGGTGGAAATCTCGCTGAACAGAAAAGAGAACGAAGCGTTGAAATTGAGACTGAGGCTGACTGAGAACAAACTGAGAAACGAACGCAAATATGGCATGGGCTGGGCGGCCAGTCGGCGAGCTGCTGGTCTGCTTGGCGCGGACGACACCGTGCGCAAAGCGCGCAGAACGGATCTCCAAA GAGGCAAGCAGGGGAAGGAGTGGAGTGCTGATGCGTGGGAGGAGGGGACTGGAGGAGTGAGGGATGAGAGGAGGGACGTGTTTCGTGTCCATCTGCCAACTGGAGGAGGTGGAGgtggggaggaggaggaggaaaggATATGCGTCTCTGGGGAGAGGAAGGAGGTGGCCAGCATTAAAGAGGAG GTGGAAGGCTACAGATCAGACTCCCTGAGGCTGTTACAAGAGGCTCTACAGATGAACCAAACTGAAACCAGCCCTCCCTCCCCCAGTCCCACCCACG GAGAAATAGGCCCTGTTTCTGCTGGTCCTGAACCCGCTGCTGCTGAAGTGTGGGAGGAGCAGCCAGCCTTGTCAGAGGAACCAATGACCGGTGGAGATGAGCTCAGTGGACTGGAGACAGCCCTCAAAGCAGAACGCGAACGCGAGGAGGCGGAATCCGGCCTGGGTAGCCCGTCTCAAGAGACATGTGGATCCGAAGGTGTGGCGTTCATCGGTCTAGATGGTTTATGTAGCTCTCAGCAGGGAATGTCGTCCTCGTCACATAGAGCAGACCCTGCTGAACTACAACTCCCATCAGCCCCTATCAACAAGGAAGAAGAGGAGGAGTCAGGAGGAGAGAGTGGGGACATGCTGCATTTCTGCGCACGGTGCGGCAGCGGCTTCAGTTCCACATCTGACCTCATGAAGCACTCGTGCCCTGCAGCCGAGGAGCGGCCCTATCAGTGCTCCGTGTGCGGGAGAGCGTTCGGCCACGCCTGGAGCCTTAAGAGCCACGAATGCGTCCAGGCGGGCGAGCAGCCGCACCACTGCGAACTCTGCGGCAAACGCTTCACACACTCGCGGTCCCTCGAGCGGCATCAGCTGGTTCACACAGGTGAGCGGcctcacaggtgcccgcagtgcgGCCGCAGCTTCAGTCGCCTTGGGAACCTGGAGAGGCATCAGCGCATTCATACGGGCGAAAGACCGTATGAGTGCGGGACATGTGGGAAACGCTTCAGTCGAGTGGAATACCTAAAACGGCATCAGCACACCCACATTAGCGATGCAATGGTGAAACTCCCATCCCTGCGAAACTCCCACTACTGCTCTCAGTGCAACCAAACGTTCAGTGATACTGAGCAGTTCAAGCAGCATCAATGTTCGTACAACACATAA